GATCCGGCCATCGCGGAGAAGCTGCGGGGCGCCGACGTCGTGGTGCACCTGGCGCTCGATCTCGATCTGGAGACCGATCCGGCCGCCCGTACGGCGTACAACGTGCGGGGGACACAGACCGTCCTGACCGCCGCTGCGGCCGTCGGCGTCCACCGGGTCGTGCTGTGCACCTCCGCGATGGTCTACGGGGCGCTCCCGGACAACGAGCTGCCGCTGTCCGAGGATGCCGAACTGCGGGCCACGGCGGAGGCGACCGGCGTCGGGGACCTGCTGGAGATCGAGCGGCTCGCGCGGCGGGCGCCGCGGGCACACCCCGGACTCAACGTCACCGTCGTACGGCCCGCCGTGCTGGTGGGCGGAGGGACCGACACCGCGCTGACCCGGTACTTCGAGTCGCCGCGGCTGCTGGTCGTCGCGGGGTCCCGGCCCGCCTGGCAGTTCTGCCACCTCGAGGACCTGTGCAGCGCTCTGGAGTACGCCGTCCTGGAGAAGGTCGACGGGGAGCTCGCCGTCGGGTGCGACGGGTGGCTGGAGCAGGAGGAGATCGAGGAGCTCAGCGGGATCCGGCGGATGGAGCTGCCCTCGGCGGTCGCGCTGGGAGCGGCGGCTCGGCTGCACCGGATCGGGCTGACGCCGTCTCCGGCGGGGGATCTCGCGTACACGATGTACCCCTGGGTGGTGAGCGGGAGCCGGCTCCATGACGCCGGGTGGCGGCCGAAGTGGACCAATGAAGAGGTTCTTGCGGAGCTGCTGGAGGAGGTCGCCGGACGGCACACGGTTGCCGGGCGGCGGCTCGGGCGCAAGGACGCGACGGCTGCGGGAGCCGCGGGGGCGACGGTGGCGCTGCTAGGTGCGGCGGCCGTCGTACGGCGGGCTCGGAAGGCGCGTCGGCGGATCTGAGTGGGCTGGGGGTGGCGTCTGGGTTTTCTCGCCCCCGCCGCCCCTTCCCGTCCCTCGGGGGCTCCGCCCCCGGGCCCCCGCTCCTCAAACGCCGGAGGGGCTGGATGACGCCGGACGGGCTGCATCGTAGGACGCTCCAAAGGCGCACACGCGTGTGCCGGGCGATCACGCAATTCCCGCCCCTCTCCGGTGTGCGGCACGATGGACGTATGGCACCCACCAACGACCATCCCGGCGAGCAGGCCGCGCAGGACCCCGTCAAGCTGATCGCGATCCGTGAGACCCCGCTCTCCCTCGACGAGGTCTTCCGCGCCGTCGGCGACGAAGCCGCCGGGGGCACCGCCCTGTTCGTGGGGACCGTGCGGAATCACGACGGGGGAGCCGACGTCGATCAGCTCGGCTATTCGTGCCACCCCAGTGCCGAGGCCGAGATGCGGCGGATCGCCGAGAAGGTGGTCGCCGGGTATCCGGTGCGGGCGCTGGCGGCGGTGCACCGGGTCGGGGACCTGGCGGTCGGGGATCTCGCCGTCGTCGTCGCCGTTTCCTGCCCTCATCGGGGGGAGGCCTTCGAGGCCTGCCGGAAACTGATCGACGATCTCAAGCACGAGGTGCCGATCTGGAAGCACCAGACGTTTTCTGACGGTACGGAGGAATGGGTCGGCGCCTGCTGAACCCTTCCTTCACCCCTCCGGTTGCGTAACTGCACCCCTGGCGTGAGCGTTGTCAGTGCGGATGGTTAATCTGCTGATCTGTCAGTTTTTCACGCTTGCTCACTGTGGGGTCGGGAGGTCGGCATGGGGGCGCTCGTCTGGTTGTTGATTCCGTTCGTGGCAGCGGTTGCCGCCGGGCTCTGGGGCAGCTGGGCCAACCGCACCCGTAGCGCGCGCAGCGACGGCCCCGAGCTCGACGGATACGCCCGGTTCCGCGCCGCCATGGAGAAGTCGCACTCCGGCACCTGACGGCCCCGTGACAGCCAGCCTCGGCTGCGGCGCCCTGACGATGGTCCGACAGGAGCGTCCCGTACTGTCGTGCCATGCCACGCCGCACCGCGACGATGCTCGCCTCCACCCTGATGCTGATCGCGCTCCTGTGCGCGGGATTCCTCATCAAAGTGCCGTACGCCGAGATGTCACCGGGCCCCACGGTGAACACCCTCGGGGACCACGGCAGCGAGCCGGTGCTCCAGATCTCGGGGCGCAAGACGTATCCGACGACCGGTCACCTGAACATGACCACCGTCCGGGTCACCAGCGCCGACTTCAGGATGAGTCTCGTCGAGGCCGTCTACGGCTGGCTCGCGCACGACAGCAAGGTCGTGCCGCACGACACCCTCTACCCGGACGGCAAGACCGAGCAGCAGTCGACCCAGGAGAACGCCGAGGAGTTCAGCCAGTCCCAGGAGAGCGCCAAGGTCGCCGCCCTCAAGGAGCTGGACGTCCCCGTCCGGTCCTGGGTGATCGTCTCGACCGTCGTCAAGGACTCCGCGGCCGAGGGCAAGCTGCACGCCGGTGACGTGATCAAGACCGTCGACGGTACGACGGTGAAGGCGCCGGACGACGTCGCCAAGCTGGTGACGAAGCACAAGCCCGGCGAGAAGGTCGTCTTCACGGTCGTACCGGCCAAGGAGCAGGCCGCCGCCGAGAAGGCGAACAAGACGGCGACCAGGACCGAGAAGGTCACGATCACGACGAGGACCTCCGACGACGAGGGCGAGAAGCGGGCCATCGTCGGGATCGCCGCCGGGACCGACCACACCTTCCCGTTCACCATCGACATCAAGCTCGCCGACGTCGGCGGCCCGAGCGCCGGTCTGATGTTCGCGCTCGGCATCTACGACAAGCTCACTCCGGGCAGCCTCACCGGCGGCAAGTTCGTCGCCGGTACCGGGACGATCGACGACGACGGCAAGGTCGGCCCGATCGGCGGCATCGAGATGAAGACGGTCGGTGCGCGCGACAAGGGCGCCCAGTACTTCCTGACGCCCGCCGACAACTGCGCGGCCGCCGCCAAGGACACTCCCGGCGGGCTCACCCTGGTCAAGGTGAGCACCATCGACGACGCCCTCGGCGCGCTCAAGGACCTTCGTGAGGGCAGGACGTCCGACCTGCCGAAGTGCACCACCAAGGGCTGACCGCGTCGCGTGCACACGACCGGGGGCGCCCTTCACACAGAAGGGCGCCCCCGTCGTCGTGTCGGAGAAGGAGAACCAGGGACCCGCGACCGCTGCGGCCGGGCTCAGTCCTCGAAGGTCGCCGACAGTGCCTCCGCGAGACCCGGGACCAGCGCGCCGCCCGTGAGGACCTCCGTCGGGGAGTCCTTCTCGCGCAGGCGAAGGGCCGAGTCGCGGGTGCCGTTGCGCAGGACCCCGACCGTCATGCGGACCTCCTGGCGGTCCGGGTGCTCGGCGACCCACTTCGCCAGCCGGGCCTCGCTCAGCCCCTGCGGGACGGACGCCTCGGCGGTCGGCGGCAGCATCAGGCGCTCCACGGTGAGCGCGCAGCCAACGACCGCGTCGGGCCAGGCGATGGTGCCGAGGAACTCGTCGAGCGCCTTGCCCGCGGGAATCTCGTCCTGCTCGATCGGGGTCAGAGCCGAGGACTCCTGGCCTTCCTCCAGACCGAGCTGGCTCGCGAGAGCGGGTTCCTGGGTACGCAGCCGGGCGGTGTCTACGAGGGCGAAAAGGCGGGCGGGCTGGTCCCAGCCGAGGCCGGAGACGTACTCGTCGATCTCTAGTACGGCCCGGGTGAGCGGGCTCGCCGCCATGGGAGTGTTGGACATGGTCACAATCCTGCCTCGTTAGTCACCGGAATCGGGAACCGAGTAAGCGGTGAGTAAGTTGCATAGGTGTGGGCCCGCGATCACAGGGGGCCACCCTGGGCCCGCGAACACGAGGGTCTGACGGATCGACAGCGAACTTCGAGGTGCGCACCTTGGCTTTCCAGATGCCGGACCGCGGCGGAGGCCCCACGGGGCCGCGGATGAGAGTGGGCCGCCCGTCCCGGCGCGTCCGGACCCTGCTCATGACGCTGGGCGTCCTTGCCGTACTCGGCATGGCGTTCACCATGTTCGCGGGTTTCTGGACGGACTGGCTCTGGTACCGCTCGGTGAACTACTCGTCGGTGTTCACCACCACCCTGTGGACGAAGATCGGGTTGTTCTTCGTCTTCGGTCTGCTGATGGCCCTCGCGGTCGGCTTCAACATCTGGCTGGCACACCGTCTGCGCCCGCCGTTGAGCGCCATGTCGATGGAGCAGCAGAACCTCGACCGCTACCGGATGGGCATCGCGCCGTACAAGAGGTGGCTGCTGCTCGGGATCACCGCCCTGGTGGGCCTGATCGCGGGTGCCTCGGCGTCCAGCCAGTGGCGGACCTGGCTGATGTGGGTCAACGGCGTGTCGTTCGGGCAGAAGGACCCGCAGTTCCACCTCGACATCTCCTTCTACACCTTCGACCTGCCCTGGTACCGGTTCCTGCTCGGCTTCGGCTTCGCCGCCGCGATCCTCTCGGTGATCGCCGCCGCGCTCACCCACTACCTGTACGGCGGCCTCAGGGTCACCTCGCCGGGCGCGCGGGCCACCGCCGCCGCGACGGGACACCTCTCGGTGCTGCTCGGCGTCTTCGTCGCCCTGAAGGCGGTCGCCTACTGGCTCGACCGGTACGGCCTCGCCGTGAAGTCCAGTGACTTCAAGGCGACCGACAGCTGGACCGGCCTCAGGTACGTCGACGCGAACGCCTATCTGCCGGCCAAGACGATCCTGTTCTGCATCGCCGTCATCTGCGCGCTGCTGTTCTTCGCCACGCTGTGGCGGCGCACCTGGCAGCTGCCCGTGATCGGCTTCGGCCTGATGGTGCTCTCGGCGATCCTCATCGGCGGGCTCTACCCGGCGATCGTCCAGAAGTTCCAGGTCCAGCCGAACGAGCAGGCCAAGGAAGCGCCGTACGTCGAGAAGAACCTCAACGCGACGCGCGCGGCCTACGGCATCGACGACGCCGCGGTGACGGAGTACTCCGGCAAGGCCACCACCACGGACAAGACCAAGCTGCGCGACGACGTCGACGCCACGGCGAGCATCCGGGTCGTGGACCCCAACGTCGTCTCCCCGACGTTCCAGCAGCTCCAGCAGATGCGGAACTACTACGCGTTCCCGACCAACCTCGACGTCGACCGTTACGGCAAGGACGACAAGAACGCCGGGGGCCAGGACACGGTCATCGGTCTGCGCGAGTTGAACCTCGCCGGCATTCCGAAGAACAACTGGATCAACGACCACTTCCGCTACACCCACGGATACGGCGTGGTCGCCGCGAAGGGCACCGAGGCCGACTCCGAGGGCCGCCCGGTCTTCACCGAGTCCAACCTGCCCTCGCAGGGCGACCTCGGGACGTACCAGCAGCGGGTCTACTACGGCGAGAAGACCACTGAGTACTCGATCGTCGGCGGTCCCCAGAAGGAGATCGACTACTCCGACGACGACGGCGAGAAGACCTACAGCTACAAGGCCAAGAGCGGGGTCAACCTCTCCAGCCCGGTCAACCGGGCCGCGTACGCGGTGGCCTTCAACGAGCCGCAGATCCTCTACTCCGGAGCGATCGGCGAGGGCTCACGGATCCTGTACAACCGCACGCCCAAGCAGCGCGTCGAGGCGGTCGCCCCCTGGCTGACCATCGACGGCGACGCCTATCCGGCGGTGGTGAAGGGCAAGATCCAGTGGATCGTCGACGCGTACACGACGACCAACGGCTACCCGTACTCCTCCCGTACGACCCTCGGTGACACGACGGCCGACTCGCTGACGGCGACCAACAACTCGCGCGCGGTGGTGGCCCAGCAGAACCAGGTCAACTACATCCGCAACTCGGTGAAGGCGACCGTCGACGCGTACACCGGCGAGGTCAAGCTCTACCAGTGGGACACCAAGGACCCGGTCCTCAAGACCTGGATGAAGGCGTTCCCGGGCACGGTGGAGCCCAGGAAGGACATCTCCACCGACCTCATGGACCATCTGCGGTACCCGCAGGACCTGTTCAAGGTCCAGCGTGAACTGCTGTCGCGCTACCACGTCGAGGACGCGGACACCTTCCTCAGCGGCAGTGAGGTGTGGCAGGTGCCGGACGACCCGACCAACAAGTCGGGCAACGCGGTGCCGCCCTACTACCTGAGCATGAAGATGCCGGACCAGTCGGCGCAGGCGTTCTCGCTCACGACGACGTTCACGCCCAACGGACGTGACAACCTCAGCGCGTTCATGACGGTCGACGCCGAGGCGGGCACCCCTGACTACGGCAAGATCAGAATTCTGAAACTGCCGACCAACACCACGGTCAACGGGCCCAAACAGGTGCAGAGCCAGTTCAACTCCGAACAGGACATC
This is a stretch of genomic DNA from Streptomyces sp. NBC_00285. It encodes these proteins:
- a CDS encoding YlbL family protein; translation: MPRRTATMLASTLMLIALLCAGFLIKVPYAEMSPGPTVNTLGDHGSEPVLQISGRKTYPTTGHLNMTTVRVTSADFRMSLVEAVYGWLAHDSKVVPHDTLYPDGKTEQQSTQENAEEFSQSQESAKVAALKELDVPVRSWVIVSTVVKDSAAEGKLHAGDVIKTVDGTTVKAPDDVAKLVTKHKPGEKVVFTVVPAKEQAAAEKANKTATRTEKVTITTRTSDDEGEKRAIVGIAAGTDHTFPFTIDIKLADVGGPSAGLMFALGIYDKLTPGSLTGGKFVAGTGTIDDDGKVGPIGGIEMKTVGARDKGAQYFLTPADNCAAAAKDTPGGLTLVKVSTIDDALGALKDLREGRTSDLPKCTTKG
- a CDS encoding PPA1309 family protein; the encoded protein is MSNTPMAASPLTRAVLEIDEYVSGLGWDQPARLFALVDTARLRTQEPALASQLGLEEGQESSALTPIEQDEIPAGKALDEFLGTIAWPDAVVGCALTVERLMLPPTAEASVPQGLSEARLAKWVAEHPDRQEVRMTVGVLRNGTRDSALRLREKDSPTEVLTGGALVPGLAEALSATFED
- a CDS encoding SDR family oxidoreductase, which gives rise to MSSPDPQVRAARNQSTNPAARGPVVAVTGAASGVGAMLTERLAASEEIKQVIALDERRGECEAAQWHILDVRDPAIAEKLRGADVVVHLALDLDLETDPAARTAYNVRGTQTVLTAAAAVGVHRVVLCTSAMVYGALPDNELPLSEDAELRATAEATGVGDLLEIERLARRAPRAHPGLNVTVVRPAVLVGGGTDTALTRYFESPRLLVVAGSRPAWQFCHLEDLCSALEYAVLEKVDGELAVGCDGWLEQEEIEELSGIRRMELPSAVALGAAARLHRIGLTPSPAGDLAYTMYPWVVSGSRLHDAGWRPKWTNEEVLAELLEEVAGRHTVAGRRLGRKDATAAGAAGATVALLGAAAVVRRARKARRRI
- a CDS encoding UPF0182 family membrane protein, whose protein sequence is MRVGRPSRRVRTLLMTLGVLAVLGMAFTMFAGFWTDWLWYRSVNYSSVFTTTLWTKIGLFFVFGLLMALAVGFNIWLAHRLRPPLSAMSMEQQNLDRYRMGIAPYKRWLLLGITALVGLIAGASASSQWRTWLMWVNGVSFGQKDPQFHLDISFYTFDLPWYRFLLGFGFAAAILSVIAAALTHYLYGGLRVTSPGARATAAATGHLSVLLGVFVALKAVAYWLDRYGLAVKSSDFKATDSWTGLRYVDANAYLPAKTILFCIAVICALLFFATLWRRTWQLPVIGFGLMVLSAILIGGLYPAIVQKFQVQPNEQAKEAPYVEKNLNATRAAYGIDDAAVTEYSGKATTTDKTKLRDDVDATASIRVVDPNVVSPTFQQLQQMRNYYAFPTNLDVDRYGKDDKNAGGQDTVIGLRELNLAGIPKNNWINDHFRYTHGYGVVAAKGTEADSEGRPVFTESNLPSQGDLGTYQQRVYYGEKTTEYSIVGGPQKEIDYSDDDGEKTYSYKAKSGVNLSSPVNRAAYAVAFNEPQILYSGAIGEGSRILYNRTPKQRVEAVAPWLTIDGDAYPAVVKGKIQWIVDAYTTTNGYPYSSRTTLGDTTADSLTATNNSRAVVAQQNQVNYIRNSVKATVDAYTGEVKLYQWDTKDPVLKTWMKAFPGTVEPRKDISTDLMDHLRYPQDLFKVQRELLSRYHVEDADTFLSGSEVWQVPDDPTNKSGNAVPPYYLSMKMPDQSAQAFSLTTTFTPNGRDNLSAFMTVDAEAGTPDYGKIRILKLPTNTTVNGPKQVQSQFNSEQDIAETISLLNRGDSSVEYGNLLTVPLDGGLLYVEPVYVRGGGLKYPLLRKVLVTYGGNTAFEDTLDEALNKVFGADVSTTPPPDDGGGTTTPPPTSSNPTVQQALVDAQKAFDAGQEALKKGDWEAYGRAQTDLQDALQRAEDAQAAANKSGSSAKPSSSPSPRSSPSSSPSSKPSG
- a CDS encoding molybdenum cofactor biosynthesis protein MoaE, with protein sequence MAPTNDHPGEQAAQDPVKLIAIRETPLSLDEVFRAVGDEAAGGTALFVGTVRNHDGGADVDQLGYSCHPSAEAEMRRIAEKVVAGYPVRALAAVHRVGDLAVGDLAVVVAVSCPHRGEAFEACRKLIDDLKHEVPIWKHQTFSDGTEEWVGAC